The Mucilaginibacter mallensis genome has a segment encoding these proteins:
- the aroQ gene encoding type II 3-dehydroquinate dehydratase, whose translation MKIQIINGPNLNLLGVREKSIYGNSSFDVYLEELRKRYPDVEIEYYQSNIEGELINKLHEIGFSFDGVVMNAGAYTHTSVAIADAIAAINTPVIEVHISNVYKREEFRHHSMLAASCRGVIAGFGLDSYRLGLESFLIS comes from the coding sequence ATGAAGATACAAATTATTAACGGCCCTAATTTAAACCTATTGGGCGTTCGCGAGAAATCAATTTACGGAAACAGCAGTTTTGATGTCTATTTAGAAGAACTACGCAAGCGCTACCCTGATGTGGAGATTGAATATTATCAAAGCAATATTGAAGGCGAGTTGATTAATAAACTGCATGAAATTGGCTTTAGTTTTGATGGTGTAGTGATGAATGCTGGGGCTTATACCCATACTTCGGTGGCTATTGCCGATGCTATTGCTGCTATAAATACGCCTGTTATTGAGGTGCATATTTCAAACGTTTATAAACGCGAGGAGTTCAGGCACCACTCTATGCTGGCAGCCAGTTGCAGAGGTGTAATTGCAGGGTTTGGGCTCGACTCATACCGCTTAGGTTTGGAAAGCTTTTTAATTAGTTAA
- the xerD gene encoding site-specific tyrosine recombinase XerD codes for MNWRAAIKGFQAYLKLEKSLSPNSIEAYSRDIEKLYQYSETQTIKINPESITLADLRLFINWVNELGMIPSSQARILSGIKAFYKYMLMEDIIKDDPSELLESPKIQRKLPDTLSYEDINKMISAIDLSRPDGARNKAILEVLYGCGLRVSELTELKLSNLYLDIEFIKVTGKGSKERLVPIGGAAIKALKIWIEQVRVHTAIKKGEEDMVFLNRRGTRLSRIYIFMVIKQLAETIGLKKTISPHTFRHSFATHLVEGGADLRAVQEMLGHESITTTEIYTHLDREFLKGTIIQFHPRN; via the coding sequence TTGAATTGGCGCGCGGCAATAAAAGGTTTCCAGGCCTATCTTAAACTGGAAAAATCTCTTTCTCCCAATTCAATTGAGGCATACAGCCGTGATATAGAAAAGCTGTATCAATATAGTGAAACACAAACCATTAAAATAAATCCGGAAAGTATTACTCTTGCTGACCTTCGATTGTTTATAAACTGGGTGAATGAGCTGGGTATGATACCATCCTCGCAAGCCCGCATACTATCGGGCATTAAAGCATTCTATAAATATATGCTGATGGAGGACATTATAAAGGATGACCCGTCAGAACTCTTAGAATCGCCCAAAATACAGCGAAAACTACCGGATACCCTGAGTTATGAGGATATCAATAAAATGATAAGTGCTATTGATTTGAGTAGGCCTGACGGCGCGCGCAATAAGGCTATACTGGAAGTTTTGTATGGTTGTGGACTGCGTGTATCTGAACTAACAGAGCTTAAACTATCAAACCTGTACCTGGATATTGAATTTATAAAAGTAACAGGCAAGGGGAGTAAAGAACGTTTGGTACCAATCGGAGGTGCAGCTATAAAAGCTTTGAAGATTTGGATTGAACAGGTGAGGGTACACACTGCCATTAAAAAAGGCGAGGAAGATATGGTGTTTTTAAACCGGCGCGGCACAAGGCTAAGTCGTATTTATATTTTTATGGTGATAAAGCAACTGGCTGAGACTATCGGGTTAAAGAAAACTATAAGTCCGCATACATTCAGGCATTCATTTGCTACACATTTGGTTGAGGGTGGCGCTGATCTGCGCGCGGTACAGGAGATGCTGGGACATGAGAGTATTACTACTACCGAGATTTATACGCATTTGGATAGGGAGTTTTTAAAAGGAACGATTATTCAGTTTCATCCCAGGAATTAG
- the prmC gene encoding peptide chain release factor N(5)-glutamine methyltransferase gives MKTIKDVFNAFKQSLAPLYDASEIEALTLMIISEITGSSKAMIKAFPEQEITLPQSEELNNILIRLQTGEPIQYILGHTEFYGLTFKVNPSVLIPRPETEELVAWVLNSKVKNQKSKVATILDIGTGSGCIAISLKKNLPEAKVSAIDISTDALQTAKQNSELNEVNINFIQVDILNINPEIEIPKSEIIISNPPYVTLHDKTQMHTNVTDFEPHTALFVPEKDPLIFYKAIANFAMENLIPNGLLFFEINENLGKETVEILESKGFKNIELRKDMSGRDRMVRASRTGI, from the coding sequence ATGAAAACTATTAAGGATGTATTTAACGCCTTTAAACAAAGTTTGGCACCCTTATATGATGCCAGCGAAATTGAGGCGCTCACCTTAATGATAATCAGCGAAATAACCGGATCATCAAAAGCGATGATCAAAGCTTTCCCTGAGCAGGAAATTACATTGCCACAATCAGAAGAACTAAACAATATCCTAATCCGACTGCAAACCGGTGAGCCTATCCAGTATATTTTAGGCCATACTGAATTTTACGGTTTAACTTTCAAGGTAAACCCGTCCGTACTCATTCCCCGGCCTGAAACCGAGGAATTGGTGGCATGGGTGTTAAATTCAAAAGTCAAAAATCAAAAGTCAAAAGTTGCGACTATTTTAGATATAGGCACAGGCAGTGGTTGTATAGCGATCAGCCTGAAAAAGAATTTACCTGAGGCTAAAGTTTCAGCAATTGATATTTCAACCGATGCACTACAGACCGCAAAGCAAAACTCTGAATTAAATGAAGTGAATATTAATTTTATCCAAGTTGATATTCTAAACATCAACCCCGAAATCGAAATACCTAAATCCGAAATCATCATCAGTAATCCCCCCTACGTTACCCTGCACGATAAAACCCAGATGCACACTAACGTAACCGATTTTGAGCCGCATACAGCCCTGTTTGTACCTGAAAAGGATCCGCTGATATTTTATAAAGCTATTGCGAATTTCGCTATGGAAAATCTCATACCGAACGGTCTGCTATTTTTTGAGATCAATGAAAATTTGGGTAAGGAGACAGTTGAAATATTGGAAAGTAAAGGATTTAAGAATATTGAGTTAAGAAAGGATATGAGTGGCAGGGATAGGATGGTAAGAGCAAGCAGAACCGGGATTTAG
- the ribD gene encoding bifunctional diaminohydroxyphosphoribosylaminopyrimidine deaminase/5-amino-6-(5-phosphoribosylamino)uracil reductase RibD, whose translation MPQHEIYMRRCLELAAMGIGYVSPNPMVGAVIVHNDSIIGEGYHPKYGEAHAEVNAVNQVVGKFDNYAELLKQATIYVSLEPCAHYGKTPPCADLIIKHQIPKVVVGCRDPFDQVNGKGIEKLQAAGIEVVTGVLEQECRWLNRRFFTRVQKHRPYIILKWAQTGDGFFAPPNNSQLWITGVESRKLVHQWRGEEDAILVGTNTAAIDNPQLNVRYGAGKSPKRVIIDRELKLSNDLNVFDQSIETLIFNEIKTEFDGKNKYIALEDFGRYVPEYILYQLYLQDIQSVIIEGGAHTLNTFIAAGLWDEARVFTGNVILQQGIKAPLINGNIGEEVLSGNDRLTIFYNNLASG comes from the coding sequence ATGCCCCAACATGAAATATATATGCGCCGCTGTCTTGAACTTGCTGCAATGGGTATCGGGTATGTGAGTCCGAACCCAATGGTAGGGGCGGTTATTGTGCATAACGATAGCATAATAGGCGAGGGTTATCACCCAAAATATGGCGAGGCGCATGCCGAGGTAAATGCGGTTAACCAGGTTGTCGGCAAGTTTGATAATTATGCCGAATTGCTGAAGCAAGCAACCATTTATGTATCACTCGAGCCCTGCGCGCATTACGGCAAAACGCCTCCCTGTGCTGATCTGATCATCAAACACCAAATACCAAAGGTAGTAGTAGGTTGCCGCGACCCGTTCGACCAGGTGAATGGTAAGGGAATAGAGAAATTACAGGCTGCCGGCATTGAGGTTGTAACAGGTGTTTTGGAACAGGAATGCAGGTGGCTGAACAGGCGCTTTTTTACGCGTGTGCAAAAGCACAGGCCATATATTATACTTAAATGGGCACAAACTGGGGATGGTTTTTTTGCACCTCCAAATAATAGTCAGCTTTGGATAACCGGGGTAGAATCACGGAAACTGGTACACCAATGGCGAGGCGAGGAGGATGCTATTTTGGTGGGTACAAATACCGCGGCTATTGATAACCCGCAGTTGAACGTGCGTTATGGTGCCGGTAAATCGCCAAAACGGGTGATAATTGATCGTGAATTGAAATTAAGTAACGATTTAAATGTATTTGATCAATCAATTGAAACACTGATATTTAATGAAATAAAAACCGAGTTCGACGGTAAAAATAAATATATAGCTTTGGAGGATTTCGGCAGGTATGTGCCGGAGTATATCTTGTACCAATTATACCTTCAGGACATCCAGTCGGTTATTATTGAAGGTGGCGCCCATACGCTCAATACGTTTATTGCAGCTGGTTTATGGGACGAAGCAAGGGTGTTTACAGGCAATGTTATTTTGCAGCAAGGCATTAAAGCCCCGCTTATAAATGGTAATATTGGCGAAGAAGTTTTATCAGGGAACGACCGTTTAACAATTTTTTATAATAACTTGGCGAGTGGTTGA
- a CDS encoding EamA family transporter, with protein MLYVFLSICCSVIVSILLKLAKRYQIDVFQAITWNYSMAILLTWVFLKPQIQSLQSAPFYIYSLLGFLLPTLFVVIAASVRFTGIVRTEIAQRLSLFIPIIAAFLLFDEKPTTLKIIGIVLGFAAILCSIPWKRERYKTQRAPANSWIYLFVVFLGMGVIDILFKQMALFKGVPYATSLLLVYVISFVIGLLGLVYLFATKKAKFSWPHIFFGWILGIANFGNILFYLKAHQALASSPSIVFSAMNIGVIVLGSVVGLMVFKEKLTVINKIGIALAIAAIVVISYSNIL; from the coding sequence ATGCTCTACGTTTTTTTAAGTATTTGTTGCAGTGTAATCGTTTCCATATTGTTAAAGTTGGCAAAGCGTTACCAGATAGATGTTTTCCAGGCTATTACCTGGAATTATTCAATGGCCATTTTGCTTACCTGGGTATTTTTAAAACCACAGATACAAAGCTTACAATCGGCCCCATTTTATATTTATTCACTACTGGGTTTTTTGTTGCCAACACTTTTTGTTGTAATTGCCGCATCGGTAAGGTTTACAGGTATAGTACGTACAGAAATTGCCCAGCGATTATCACTTTTTATACCCATTATAGCAGCTTTTTTGTTATTTGATGAAAAGCCAACTACACTAAAAATTATCGGCATCGTGTTAGGCTTTGCTGCAATTCTATGTTCTATCCCGTGGAAAAGGGAGCGGTATAAAACCCAAAGGGCTCCTGCTAATTCGTGGATTTATCTGTTTGTTGTTTTTTTAGGTATGGGTGTGATAGATATATTATTTAAGCAAATGGCTCTGTTTAAAGGTGTGCCGTATGCAACATCGCTTTTACTGGTTTATGTAATATCATTTGTGATCGGGTTGTTAGGCTTAGTCTATCTGTTCGCAACAAAAAAAGCAAAATTCTCGTGGCCCCATATTTTCTTCGGGTGGATATTGGGGATAGCAAACTTTGGCAATATATTGTTTTACTTAAAGGCGCATCAGGCACTGGCAAGTAGCCCATCAATAGTTTTCTCAGCCATGAATATCGGCGTTATTGTATTAGGCTCAGTAGTTGGCCTAATGGTATTTAAGGAAAAGCTAACTGTCATAAATAAAATTGGTATAGCATTAGCTATTGCTGCTATAGTTGTTATTTCTTATTCTAATATCCTTTAA
- a CDS encoding IMPACT family protein: protein MLFDDTFLTIDKPAEGIFRDRGSKFLAFVYPINTESDIKPLLTQLRSDHPKANHHCWAMRLGIDRSVFRTNDDGEPSGTAGRPILNTLFSRNITNVLVVVVRYFGGTLLGVPGLINAYRTAAEEALNTAVVIEKMLHDIYTIQFDYQQMNDVMRIIKEDNLTVLDQQFDNTCIMKIGIRRMQVNQSIARFEKVSGAVIKLII from the coding sequence ATGCTTTTTGACGATACTTTTCTCACTATTGATAAACCGGCAGAGGGCATATTTCGTGATCGCGGTAGCAAATTTCTGGCATTTGTGTATCCTATAAATACCGAAAGCGATATAAAACCATTGCTGACCCAACTAAGGTCAGATCATCCTAAAGCAAATCATCATTGCTGGGCCATGCGTTTAGGAATTGACCGCTCTGTGTTCCGTACTAATGATGATGGCGAGCCATCTGGAACAGCCGGCAGGCCGATCTTAAATACCTTATTCTCCCGCAATATAACCAATGTATTAGTGGTTGTGGTGCGTTACTTTGGCGGTACTTTGCTTGGAGTGCCCGGGCTGATCAATGCCTATCGCACAGCTGCGGAGGAAGCATTGAATACTGCTGTCGTTATTGAAAAAATGCTGCATGATATTTATACCATTCAGTTCGATTACCAGCAGATGAATGATGTAATGCGCATTATTAAAGAGGATAACCTTACCGTTTTAGATCAGCAATTTGATAATACGTGTATTATGAAGATCGGTATACGGCGGATGCAGGTAAATCAGAGTATTGCCAGGTTTGAAAAAGTAAGCGGAGCGGTAATAAAACTCATCATCTGA
- the mgtE gene encoding magnesium transporter, whose amino-acid sequence MQSFEIDKTDLQRIKVALESDDAELQRVLKEYHPSEIALLFEKLPQEAKEKIINILPIEVASEVISEMDEEHRPGELLINLHPDKRSEIVEELDYDDATDIISQLDEDEQQEILEDLDQEDADSIRALLKYDEDTAGGIMNSEIIKVNLNFDKKEALDEIIRQSEEMEEFYTVYVVDDSNTLIGILSLKDVVKARINAKVKDIVNTDFVFVKAELDQEEVAKLISQYNLTTIPVVDDHMKLLGRITVDDIIDVMEQENTEDILKISGVSEDEELSGNWQDAVKSRLPWLIINLGTAYLAASIIRHFDATVAQLPILAAYMTIIAGMGGNSATQALAVTVRRISLSDLTDSQAYNTVFKEFLVGLINGAANGLIVFFIALFYDANIMLGLVLFLAMTGNLIVAGLTGASIPLILKRVGIDPAVASSIIITTFTDCAGFLLPLWFATHLLLHTHVK is encoded by the coding sequence ATGCAATCTTTTGAAATCGACAAAACCGACCTGCAGCGCATTAAAGTCGCACTTGAAAGCGATGATGCTGAATTACAAAGGGTTCTGAAGGAGTATCACCCTTCGGAGATTGCATTGCTTTTTGAGAAACTTCCGCAGGAGGCCAAAGAGAAAATCATCAACATATTGCCAATCGAGGTGGCATCAGAGGTTATCTCTGAAATGGATGAGGAACACCGCCCCGGGGAACTATTGATAAACCTGCACCCCGATAAGCGTTCAGAGATAGTTGAAGAGCTGGATTATGACGATGCTACGGATATTATCTCGCAGTTGGATGAGGATGAGCAGCAGGAAATCCTGGAAGATCTTGATCAGGAAGATGCCGATAGTATCCGCGCCTTATTAAAGTATGATGAGGATACCGCGGGTGGTATCATGAACTCCGAAATTATCAAAGTGAATTTAAACTTTGATAAAAAGGAAGCGCTGGATGAGATCATCCGCCAGTCTGAAGAGATGGAGGAGTTTTATACGGTGTATGTGGTTGATGATTCCAATACATTAATAGGCATATTATCCTTAAAAGATGTTGTTAAGGCCCGTATAAATGCAAAAGTAAAAGATATTGTAAATACCGACTTTGTATTTGTAAAAGCAGAGCTCGATCAGGAAGAAGTAGCCAAATTAATATCACAATATAATTTAACAACCATCCCGGTTGTTGATGACCATATGAAGCTGCTCGGTCGCATTACGGTTGATGATATCATCGATGTAATGGAGCAGGAAAATACCGAGGATATATTAAAGATCTCCGGTGTATCAGAGGATGAGGAACTGAGCGGTAACTGGCAGGATGCTGTTAAAAGCCGCCTGCCCTGGTTGATCATAAATTTAGGAACAGCTTACCTAGCTGCATCAATCATCCGTCATTTTGATGCTACAGTAGCACAGTTACCTATACTTGCGGCGTATATGACCATTATTGCCGGTATGGGTGGTAATTCGGCAACGCAGGCATTGGCTGTAACTGTAAGGCGTATTTCGTTAAGTGATTTGACCGATAGCCAAGCCTATAATACCGTTTTTAAAGAGTTTTTAGTAGGATTAATAAACGGAGCAGCCAATGGGTTGATCGTATTTTTTATAGCCTTGTTTTATGATGCCAATATTATGCTTGGTCTGGTATTATTCCTGGCCATGACGGGTAACCTGATTGTAGCCGGCTTAACCGGTGCGTCAATACCATTAATACTTAAAAGGGTAGGGATTGATCCTGCGGTTGCATCATCCATCATTATTACAACTTTTACAGACTGTGCGGGCTTTTTACTGCCTTTATGGTTTGCAACACATTTGCTATTACATACACATGTAAAGTAG
- the bioB gene encoding biotin synthase BioB produces the protein MTAVRHNWTKEEIAEIYHKPLLDLIYEAATIHRENKDYAEVQISSLISIKTGGCPEDCAYCPQAARYNTGVDVHAIMPKHEVIAVAQKAKDGGASRLCMGAAWREVRDNKDFDKVIDMVKAVNELDMEVCCTLGMLTESQAQRLADAGLYAYNHNLDTSEEDYKRIITTRSYDDRLQTLEHVRKAKITVCSGGIIGLGETVEDRISMLKTLSNLPQHPESVPVNALVPVKGTPLADQPRIPVWDMVRMIATARIIMPKSVVRLSAGRTEMSTVEQALCFMAGASSIFAGDKLLTTPNPSFDEDMAMFELLGLKPRKAFKNGRPGESKEIKEMSINEVIG, from the coding sequence ATGACAGCGGTAAGACATAACTGGACAAAAGAAGAGATAGCTGAAATATACCACAAGCCTTTGCTCGACCTTATTTATGAGGCGGCAACTATACATCGTGAAAATAAGGATTATGCCGAGGTGCAGATCAGCTCGCTGATATCAATAAAAACAGGCGGTTGCCCCGAGGATTGCGCGTATTGTCCGCAAGCGGCGCGTTATAATACAGGTGTTGATGTGCATGCAATTATGCCAAAGCATGAAGTTATAGCCGTAGCCCAAAAAGCTAAGGACGGAGGCGCATCAAGATTATGCATGGGTGCCGCGTGGCGCGAGGTACGTGATAACAAGGATTTCGACAAGGTGATTGATATGGTAAAGGCCGTCAATGAGTTGGATATGGAAGTATGCTGTACATTGGGCATGCTAACCGAATCGCAGGCACAAAGATTGGCTGATGCGGGTTTATATGCTTACAATCATAACCTGGACACATCAGAAGAAGACTATAAACGTATTATAACTACACGTAGCTATGATGATCGTTTGCAAACATTAGAACATGTACGTAAAGCGAAAATTACGGTTTGCAGCGGCGGTATAATAGGCTTAGGCGAAACAGTTGAAGACAGGATCTCAATGCTGAAAACATTATCAAACCTGCCTCAGCACCCGGAATCAGTTCCTGTTAACGCTTTAGTACCTGTGAAAGGCACTCCGTTAGCAGACCAGCCACGGATCCCTGTTTGGGATATGGTACGTATGATTGCTACCGCGCGTATAATTATGCCTAAGAGTGTAGTACGTTTATCAGCAGGCCGCACAGAAATGAGCACTGTTGAACAGGCGTTATGCTTTATGGCCGGAGCAAGCTCCATATTTGCAGGGGATAAGCTATTAACCACACCAAACCCATCATTTGATGAGGATATGGCCATGTTTGAACTGCTGGGCCTAAAACCACGTAAAGCCTTTAAAAATGGTCGTCCGGGTGAGAGTAAAGAGATTAAGGAAATGAGTATTAATGAGGTGATTGGGTAA
- a CDS encoding SAM hydrolase/SAM-dependent halogenase family protein: MHKRLILSIALLLLFVQFSIAQNKIVVFQSDFGLKDGAVSAMKGVAMGVSPDLKLFDLTHEIPNYNIWEASYRLYQTVPYWPAGTLFVSVVDPGVGTSRKSVVLKTKTGQFIVTPDNGTLTLIAESLGIAELREIDEKVNRRNGSQDSYTFHGRDVYAYTAARLAAGVITYEQVGPVLPLNIVSIPYQKAVLENGVLKGDIPILDVQYGNVWTNIDASLFAKLNLKFGGILQVSIFHDHKKVYEGAMPYCQTFAVVPVGKPLAYINSLMQLSFALNQGDFAKDYHVGSGGDWSVEITITHK; encoded by the coding sequence ATGCATAAACGCCTAATCTTAAGTATTGCTTTATTACTGCTGTTTGTTCAATTCTCCATTGCTCAAAACAAGATCGTCGTTTTTCAGTCGGATTTTGGGTTGAAGGATGGAGCAGTTTCAGCGATGAAGGGTGTGGCAATGGGCGTTTCCCCAGATCTTAAATTATTCGATCTTACCCACGAGATACCCAACTATAATATATGGGAGGCATCCTATCGTTTGTACCAAACGGTGCCTTACTGGCCTGCCGGGACTTTATTTGTATCGGTTGTTGATCCGGGAGTTGGCACCAGCCGTAAATCGGTAGTGCTTAAAACAAAAACGGGGCAGTTTATTGTTACACCGGATAATGGCACTTTAACCCTGATAGCCGAATCACTCGGCATTGCAGAACTGCGCGAGATAGACGAAAAAGTAAACCGACGCAATGGTTCGCAGGATTCTTATACCTTTCATGGCAGGGATGTTTATGCTTACACCGCAGCGCGATTGGCCGCCGGTGTCATCACCTATGAACAGGTTGGCCCTGTGTTGCCACTTAATATTGTAAGCATTCCATATCAAAAAGCGGTACTGGAAAATGGTGTATTAAAGGGTGACATCCCCATACTTGATGTGCAATATGGTAATGTGTGGACTAATATAGATGCCAGTTTGTTTGCTAAGCTCAATCTCAAATTTGGTGGTATATTGCAGGTATCTATCTTTCACGATCACAAAAAAGTTTACGAAGGAGCAATGCCTTATTGCCAAACCTTTGCCGTTGTACCTGTTGGCAAACCGCTTGCTTATATCAATAGCCTGATGCAGTTGTCATTCGCCTTAAATCAGGGCGATTTTGCTAAGGATTATCATGTTGGGAGTGGGGGAGATTGGAGCGTGGAAATCACGATAACACACAAATAA
- a CDS encoding diiron oxygenase, whose product MDVKEIERLIKISKEHPLMPETYIPWHEQPKPEEIFLPEILTSLQGLDIYNTLTDTQKLELGRHELVQVIASYAWGECLFCLFMTRHLLTLPADNVEHRFLLRELIEEFRHQEMFTQAIMQISGKPIKQSGMHKFIGHFSNKYLPADYLFMGSVSVELVTDVYGNYTRKNPQVYQVLRKMFDLHNIEEARHILFTKSLLKTYSAKAGYIKRTLYSYVILLNIYFVRTMYVKREIYERIGMENPDKVYELASKNFKQKFADKCLHDIIEFVDSWKGLNNATRWAWRWVLGAKV is encoded by the coding sequence ATGGATGTAAAAGAAATTGAGCGACTGATAAAGATAAGCAAAGAGCATCCGCTTATGCCGGAAACCTATATCCCCTGGCATGAACAACCCAAGCCTGAAGAAATATTTTTGCCTGAAATTTTAACCTCTTTACAGGGGCTGGACATCTATAATACACTAACCGATACGCAGAAACTGGAACTCGGTCGGCATGAATTGGTACAGGTGATCGCCTCCTACGCCTGGGGCGAATGTTTGTTCTGCCTTTTCATGACCCGCCACCTGCTTACCTTACCGGCAGATAATGTGGAACACCGTTTTTTACTGCGCGAACTGATTGAAGAATTCAGGCACCAGGAAATGTTTACACAGGCGATAATGCAAATAAGCGGCAAACCCATTAAGCAATCGGGTATGCATAAGTTCATTGGGCATTTCAGCAATAAATACCTCCCTGCTGACTACCTGTTTATGGGCAGCGTATCAGTTGAACTGGTAACTGATGTTTATGGCAACTATACCCGTAAAAACCCGCAGGTTTACCAGGTTTTACGCAAGATGTTCGATCTGCATAATATTGAGGAGGCGCGACATATCCTTTTCACTAAAAGCTTACTAAAAACATACTCCGCCAAAGCCGGATACATTAAACGCACGCTCTACAGCTATGTAATTTTGCTTAATATTTACTTTGTACGCACCATGTATGTTAAACGAGAAATATATGAGCGCATCGGCATGGAAAACCCGGATAAGGTGTACGAGCTCGCCTCAAAAAACTTTAAACAGAAATTTGCCGATAAGTGCCTGCACGATATTATTGAGTTTGTAGATAGCTGGAAAGGCCTTAACAACGCCACCCGTTGGGCCTGGCGCTGGGTTTTAGGCGCGAAAGTGTAA